The genomic region TCTGGGTCTTCATCCCCGACTCTCAACGCCCGGATCAACCAATTCCTGATGTTCCGCCGCTGCCCTTGCCCTCTACGTCCTATCGGATGATCCAACTTTCCACATTGCTCGACTGTGCGATCGACGACGGCATCGTCGGCCTGATAGATCCGGCTCACGGCCCATTCGTCCATCAAAGTTCCTGGTGGCGCACCGCAGCCGAGATGCGTGAGAAGGCGAAGACCTTTGAACCGATTCCCTACGGATTCCGCATGGTGCCCCACGCCGCCTCCATGAACAGCGCATACAAGCTGCTCAATCGGTTGTATCCCGGACCGCTCATGACGACCATCGACTTTGTATTGCCCAATCAGAGATTTGAGTTCGTCCAAATCGGAAACACCTTCATGTCGAATCGAACGACCGTGACGCCGATCTCTGATCAGCAATGCCGAATCGACTTCTGCGCAGCCTGGAACACCCTGAAATGGCTCCCTTTCGCCAAAACTCTTTTTCGCTACTTCGGCAATATGTTCTTGTCGCAGGATAAGTTGGCGATGGAACGCCAAGCGGTGGGCCTCAGATACAAGCCGGCCATGATGCTGATCGACGACGCGGACACGCCGGCGAAGTGGTATTACAAGCTCAAGGCCGCCCACCTCGACTCTCTGCAAACCGGATTGCCGCTCGACCATCCGCTGAAAGGCCGTGTGACGCTTCGCTGGAGAAGTTGAGGATGTCGAGCGGTTTCCGACGCCCGAACCCGTTCCTCATGGCGTGCCTGCTCGCGCTCCTCCCTTTTTCACCGGCCCCCGCATTCGACAATCTCCACGTCGCATCCGTGCCCGCCTTGGCCGTTCTCAGCGATGGACGGACGGGAGCCGTCCACTACATCGCCCTTCAGATCTCTTCCGACCCCGGAGCGGACGG from Nitrospira japonica harbors:
- a CDS encoding aromatic ring-hydroxylating oxygenase subunit alpha, translated to MNSDSIVQPRPAKSAPLFGFWYPACRSSELGPGMLKGTILLGLPIVVCKTDHGVVAAMRDICPHRGMPLSFGRMRGDCVECAYHGWQFDPKGRCRTIPALVQDSPVQTDKIGVTNYPCRERDGYVWVFIPDSQRPDQPIPDVPPLPLPSTSYRMIQLSTLLDCAIDDGIVGLIDPAHGPFVHQSSWWRTAAEMREKAKTFEPIPYGFRMVPHAASMNSAYKLLNRLYPGPLMTTIDFVLPNQRFEFVQIGNTFMSNRTTVTPISDQQCRIDFCAAWNTLKWLPFAKTLFRYFGNMFLSQDKLAMERQAVGLRYKPAMMLIDDADTPAKWYYKLKAAHLDSLQTGLPLDHPLKGRVTLRWRS